In Macadamia integrifolia cultivar HAES 741 chromosome 5, SCU_Mint_v3, whole genome shotgun sequence, a single window of DNA contains:
- the LOC122079143 gene encoding rust resistance kinase Lr10-like, which yields MVVKLGRGCLIIAALFIVLQANCEAQKSECSPSSCGNLVNISYPFWLKGHDPPPECRDPRYELSCENNRTVLYLYSGKYYVDSISYQNRTMRVVDSGLQIHNCSSLPLYSLTSYGNFSYLLWYNKDPYYYPWLPQLENYIVFLSCESPIITSSSSSSAPHFEDTSPCINGSLGSQYSYVFVGDELNYSDVPDSCTIGTMVPIRKLQEAGDHRSFSEIHYEMAMGFELSWFRIDCRSCDNRWGDCHPAQDPSNHSFIITCKGGCIGLKHFFWRTIYYNVMPPTLWIGTILIFFWMLRTLLGYLCFPVFLIYMLRRRHLSLDTNIEEFLQEHNNLFLIQYSYSDIKKMTKNFKDKLGQGGFGSVYKGKLRSGNLVAIKILATSKGNGEDFINEVGTIGRIHHVNVVRLIGFCFKGSKRALVYDFMPNGSLDKYIFNQEQRGNISLCSWEKMYKIALGVAHGIEYLHQGCDMQILHFDIKPHNILLDDDFTPKISDFGLAKLYPTDDSIVSLTAARGTIGYIAPELFYKSMGGVSYKADVYSFGMLLMEMAGRRKNVNPYADNSSQIYFPSWIYDKLNQGEDMEMEDTSEDDKKIARKMIIVALYCIQMKPVDRPSMSKVIEMLESPTELLQMPPNPFLASLERVEEDHLIMESSPNSESSS from the exons aTGGTGGTGAAATTGGGAAGAGGCTGCCTCATAATAGCAGCCTTGTTCATTGTTTTGCAGGCTAATTGTGAAGCTCAGAAAAGTGAGTGCAGCCCTTCTTCATGCGGGAACCTTGTGAACATTAGCTACCCATTTTGGTTGAAAGGCCATGATCCTCCCCCGGAGTGCAGGGACCCTCGATACGAGCTCTCCTGTGAGAATAACCGAACCGTTCTATATCTGTATTCAGGGAAGTACTATGTAGACTCAATCTCTTATCAGAACCGAACCATGAGAGTGGTTGATTCCGGCCTCCAGATTCACAATTGCTCCTCTCTACCTCTTTATTCCCTCACATCTTATGgtaatttcagttatttattgtGGTATAATAAAGATCCTTACTACTACCCGTGGCTTCCGCAGTTGGAAAACTACATAGTTTTCTTGAGTTGTGAAAGTccaataatcacatcatcatcatcatcatcagctcCACACTTTGAGGATACCTCTCCGTGCATTAACGGTTCTTTGGGTTCCCAATATTCTTACGTTTTTGTGGGAGATGAGTTGAATTATTCAGATGTACCGGACTCGTGTACCATCGGCACAATGGTTCCAATTCGAAAGTTGCAAGAGGCCGGTGATCATCGTTCTTTCTCTGAGATACATTATGAAATGGCCATGGGGTTTGAACTCTCATGGTTTCGCATTGATTGCAGAAGCTGTGACAACAGATGGGGCGATTGCCATCCTGCCCAAGATCCTTCCAATCATAGCTTCATCATCACCTGCAAAGGCGGCTGCATAG GCCTTAAGCACTTCTTTTGGAGGACGATTTACT ACAATGTAATGCCGCCCACTCTCTGGATAG GGACAATCTTAATCTTCTTCTGGATGCTTAGAACTTTGTTGGGATATCTATGTTTCCCTGTATTCTTGATCTATATGCTGCGACGAAGGCACCTCTCCTTGGATACTAACATCGAAGAGTTCCTACAAGAGCATAACAATTTATTTCTAATTCAGTACTCATATTCTGATATTAAGAAGATGACTAAGAATTTCAAAGACAAACTTGGTCAGGGAGGTTTCGGGTCTGTATATAAAGGAAAGCTCCGAAGTGGAAATCTTGTTGCCATCAAGATCTTAGCAACATCTAAAGGCAATGGAGAAGACTTTATCAATGAAGTTGGTACCATTGGGAGGATTCATCATGTCAATGTGGTGCGACTTATCGGATTTTGTTTCAAGGGATCAAAAAGGGCTCTAGTGTACGACTTCATGCCAAATGGGTCATTGGACAAGTACATCTTCAATCAAGAACAAAGAGGAAATATTTCCTTATGTAGTTGGGAAAAGATGTACAAGATCGCCCTAGGAGTGGCTCACGGGATTGAATATCTCCATCAAGGTTGTGATATGCAAATTCTACATTTTGATATCAAGCCTCACAATATTCTTCTGGATGACGATTTTACTCCAAAAATTTCGGATTTTGGGCTTGCCAAACTATATCCAACAGATGATAGTATTGTTTCTCTCACTGCTGCAAGGGGAACAATAGGATACATAGCTCCAGAACTGTTCTACAAAAGTATGGGAGGTGTCTCCTATAAGGCTGATGTTTATAGTTTTGGAATGTTGCTGATGGAAATGgcaggaagaaggaagaatgtGAATCCATATGCTGACAATTCGAGTCAAATTTACTTCCCATCATGGATATACGACAAACTAAATCAAGGAGAAGATATGGAAATGGAAGATACCAGTGAGGATGACAAAAAAATAGCAAGAAAGATGATCATAGTAGCATTGTATTGCATACAAATGAAGCCTGTTGATCGCCCTTCCATGAGCAAAGTCATAGAAATGCTAGAATCACCCACTGAGCTTCTACAAATGCCGCCAAACCCTTTTCTAGCATCACTTGAAAGGGTGGAAGAAGATCATCTAATTATGGAGTCATCACCCAATTCTGAATCATCTAGTTAA